A section of the Marinimicrobium koreense genome encodes:
- a CDS encoding TrmH family RNA methyltransferase, whose translation MPKPDRPQQDSASYRAKKQFFDSLLTVYGRKPVLEALRDPAVKLFRLHLAESNKPAGILDEILGIAKSQGADIQHHDRKALSRISKNSKQDQGVAADLQCKAYQSLEQFLSQPPRADFRLLALDRITNPQNLGMIIRSACAGNVDGILLPQKGGAQIDALVIKASAGTVFRAPIIHCPTLPEALAKLREAGATICALSSHARQTLGDFNPSGGSVYVLGNETEGVSTETAKHCNHQLSIPMNNGVESLNVAVTAALIAFQDAI comes from the coding sequence ATGCCCAAGCCAGACAGACCCCAGCAGGACTCGGCCAGCTATCGAGCCAAGAAACAGTTTTTCGATTCACTGCTGACGGTGTACGGACGCAAGCCGGTGCTCGAGGCGCTGCGCGATCCGGCGGTCAAGCTGTTTCGCCTGCACCTGGCGGAGAGCAACAAACCCGCCGGGATTCTCGATGAAATCCTGGGCATCGCCAAGTCCCAGGGTGCGGACATTCAGCACCATGACCGCAAGGCGCTATCTCGCATCTCCAAAAACAGCAAGCAGGATCAGGGAGTGGCGGCGGATCTACAATGCAAAGCTTACCAGTCGCTCGAACAGTTCTTGAGTCAACCACCCCGCGCAGATTTTCGATTGTTGGCCCTGGACCGAATCACCAATCCGCAAAACCTGGGGATGATCATCCGTTCGGCGTGCGCGGGCAATGTGGACGGCATTCTGTTACCACAGAAAGGCGGCGCACAGATTGATGCCCTGGTGATCAAGGCAAGCGCGGGCACGGTGTTCCGGGCTCCGATCATTCACTGCCCTACTCTGCCCGAGGCGTTGGCCAAACTCAGAGAAGCCGGCGCCACCATCTGCGCATTATCCTCACACGCTCGTCAGACGCTGGGTGATTTCAACCCATCCGGCGGTAGTGTGTATGTGTTGGGAAATGAAACGGAGGGGGTTTCGACGGAGACGGCCAAGCACTGCAATCACCAGCTTTCCATCCCAATGAACAACGGCGTCGAGTCACTCAACGTAGCGGTCACCGCCGCCCTGATCGCTTTTCAGGACGCTATCTGA